A single Novipirellula galeiformis DNA region contains:
- a CDS encoding fused MFS/spermidine synthase, whose amino-acid sequence MPIKNGERVSKNNSQGENGVMEHNRSASSPRSPVPLLLSASARLLPFYLIFTASGFAALVYEVSWNRQLGLLFGHTSHAAAVVLAAYFGGMAIGYAIGGRLASRMCPFRGYATCELIAGLWAIAIPVCVNLSTRSFLDPLLQSSDANLQLVSRVIFSLLLLAPATIALGATLPIMNEMLRRSLTDSNDGFGHRDRLIRAYGFNVLGAVLGVIAASSVLLATVGVTRSSQLAAIISFACAAAAIRMRSRASSIAAPTTDQPTTKAMIPTSHHPGDSDTRFWIMAVIVSGAGTLALEVLYTRLFSLVFHNSTYTFSFVLIGFLLGLSLSALVVRRLLVRFSPKTIVMGGSGFAAIAISVSVFGFIIGTRLEYFRAGQTFASYYLGGLLLVLAMTLPVAFSAGVFLPSAWAAYSSQGQLDSRDVSRFTLVNTIAAALGAILSSFVLFPAAGLWKSFAMVAFVMLIPAIACLVNSLRPTRIAIAVVLAGISCLPLAVTNPEAWVRDEGSETLLRRWHSSYGWIDVVQDSKSGVKKVRQNLHYRFGATGSNATREFRQAHLPLLLHPQPRDVAFLGLGTGMTAAGAVPHRELRSIDIVELIPEVVDAVRMLAEENRNIVDEPRTTMIVDDARHFLATTEQTYDVIVSDLFVPWESETGYLYTVEQFALARTRLRESGLLCQWLPLYQLGTDEFRMIADSLRSVFPHVTLWWGRLHGSRPILALVASEHGLRINESEMQQRLNRLTATGQFEDASFATPTRIVEWYAGDWPRHEGARLNTDEHPWVEFHSPVSHRSGNLLRRNILRDFLKQTLETNPDDSMTYLQTPDSPPPSNRSWQRTVLFPEVETVSRGTEASFEVGLFPFSSANHTPQR is encoded by the coding sequence ATGCCCATTAAAAACGGCGAGCGTGTGTCGAAGAACAACAGCCAAGGAGAAAACGGCGTGATGGAACACAACCGATCCGCGTCAAGTCCGCGTTCCCCCGTTCCCTTGCTGCTCAGTGCTTCGGCGCGTCTGTTGCCGTTTTACCTGATTTTCACAGCATCGGGTTTCGCTGCCCTCGTTTACGAGGTCAGCTGGAACCGGCAATTGGGTTTGTTGTTCGGCCACACCTCTCACGCTGCCGCGGTGGTTTTGGCGGCGTACTTCGGCGGCATGGCGATCGGCTATGCCATCGGGGGTCGACTCGCCAGTCGAATGTGTCCGTTTCGCGGCTATGCGACTTGCGAACTGATCGCGGGACTTTGGGCGATTGCAATTCCTGTGTGCGTGAATCTGAGCACGCGATCCTTTCTTGATCCCCTACTGCAATCGAGTGATGCGAACCTGCAATTGGTCTCACGGGTGATCTTCAGCCTGTTGCTACTGGCGCCCGCGACGATCGCACTCGGCGCGACGTTGCCGATCATGAACGAGATGCTGCGTCGCTCGCTCACCGACTCGAATGACGGCTTCGGCCATCGCGATCGTTTGATACGTGCGTACGGATTCAATGTGCTCGGTGCCGTGCTCGGCGTGATCGCCGCATCCTCGGTGCTGTTGGCTACCGTCGGCGTCACGCGAAGCAGTCAGCTCGCTGCGATCATTTCCTTTGCCTGTGCCGCGGCTGCGATTCGGATGCGAAGCAGAGCATCATCGATAGCAGCGCCGACGACGGACCAACCGACAACCAAGGCGATGATCCCGACGTCCCACCATCCCGGCGATTCCGACACCCGTTTTTGGATCATGGCGGTGATCGTTTCGGGCGCAGGCACGTTGGCCTTGGAAGTCCTCTACACGCGGCTATTCAGTCTGGTTTTCCACAACAGCACGTATACGTTTTCGTTCGTGTTGATCGGTTTTCTGCTGGGACTTTCGCTCAGCGCGCTGGTCGTACGAAGGCTGCTCGTTCGCTTTTCGCCTAAAACGATCGTGATGGGGGGCAGTGGTTTCGCGGCGATCGCAATTTCCGTTTCGGTGTTTGGTTTTATCATCGGGACTCGCTTGGAATACTTTCGTGCCGGGCAAACCTTTGCCTCTTATTACTTAGGCGGCTTGTTGCTCGTCTTGGCAATGACGTTGCCGGTTGCATTTTCGGCAGGGGTGTTTCTGCCCTCGGCTTGGGCCGCGTACAGCAGCCAGGGGCAACTCGATAGCCGCGACGTGAGCCGTTTCACACTCGTCAACACGATCGCAGCGGCCTTGGGTGCAATCTTGAGCAGTTTTGTCTTGTTCCCCGCGGCAGGGCTTTGGAAGTCGTTTGCCATGGTTGCCTTTGTCATGTTGATCCCAGCGATTGCGTGTCTAGTCAACAGTCTCCGGCCGACACGAATTGCCATCGCCGTGGTCCTAGCCGGCATCAGCTGTCTGCCACTCGCGGTGACCAATCCCGAAGCATGGGTTCGTGACGAAGGGTCCGAAACGTTGCTACGCCGTTGGCACTCCAGTTACGGATGGATCGATGTGGTCCAAGACAGCAAGAGCGGCGTCAAAAAGGTGCGTCAAAATTTACACTACCGCTTCGGAGCCACCGGCAGCAACGCCACACGTGAATTTCGGCAAGCTCACTTGCCGTTACTGCTCCATCCCCAACCCCGCGACGTTGCCTTTCTCGGTCTCGGGACCGGAATGACTGCCGCGGGTGCCGTTCCGCATCGCGAGCTGCGGTCAATCGACATTGTCGAATTGATCCCCGAAGTCGTCGATGCGGTGCGCATGCTTGCCGAGGAAAACCGCAACATCGTCGATGAGCCGCGGACGACCATGATCGTTGACGACGCGCGTCACTTTTTGGCGACGACCGAGCAAACCTACGACGTCATCGTTTCCGATTTATTTGTCCCCTGGGAAAGTGAAACCGGCTACCTGTACACCGTTGAGCAATTTGCGTTGGCAAGAACACGATTGCGCGAATCGGGTTTGCTGTGCCAATGGTTGCCACTCTATCAACTCGGGACCGACGAATTCCGCATGATCGCGGACAGCCTTCGCAGTGTGTTTCCCCACGTGACGCTGTGGTGGGGCCGATTGCACGGGTCGCGTCCCATTTTGGCGTTGGTGGCTTCCGAGCATGGGCTGCGAATTAACGAAAGTGAAATGCAACAACGCTTAAACCGTTTAACGGCAACCGGTCAATTCGAGGATGCTTCCTTCGCCACGCCCACTCGAATCGTCGAGTGGTATGCGGGGGATTGGCCGCGACACGAGGGAGCTCGCTTGAACACGGACGAGCATCCCTGGGTCGAGTTTCATTCACCAGTGTCCCACCGCAGCGGAAACCTACTTCGTCGCAACATCCTTCGAGACTTTCTAAAACAAACGCTCGAAACCAATCCAGACGACTCAATGACGTATTTGCAAACGCCCGATTCGCCACCACCGAGCAATCGCTCGTGGCAGCGTACGGTGTTGTTCCCCGAAGTCGAAACCGTGTCGCGAGGGACCGAAGCAAGTTTTGAAGTTGGGTTATTTCCGTTTTCCTCAGCAAATCATACCCCGCAGCGTTAG
- a CDS encoding efflux RND transporter permease subunit — MLNAVIRFALHQRLLVIAIALFLIGYGTWQTTVMPIDVFPDLNRPRVVIMTEAPGMAPEEVESLITFPIETTMNGANGVEAVRSSSGVGMSVIYVEFAYGTDVYTDRQIVAERMQMVQDRLPQGITTQLAPISSIMGQVLMLGMWSDTPDNSPMDLRMTADWVVRQRLLTIPGVSQVFTMGGERKQFQVLVDPDAMLRFGVTLAEIETAVAESNENGTGGYLDKQGPNELLVRSLGRIESLDDLKKVPVKIREGRPVLLSQVAEVVEGAQVKRGDSSAFVRTSDADPSSLSPEDATSDWRGGPAVVLTINKQPGADTRRVTNDVLKAIEELKPTLPAGMQLSTVYSQKAFIDRAIDNVVEALRDGSILVVIVLFLFLLNLRTTFITLTAIPLSLVMTAIVFSIFGLSINTMTLGGIAVAMGELVDDAIVDVENIFRRLKENRSKGSPLNPLLVVFRASTEVRRSIVFGTMIVVLVFIPLFALGGMEGKLFVPLGIAYIVSILSSLLVSLTVTPVLSYWLLGLNQGGGEEKDGFILSGLKWVADKVIRFSLTFPRFNLGVTCVLVALAAIFVSRLEKDFLPPFNEGTIQLNVVLPPGTSLAASNEIAQSVETSLKKIPDVQRFARRTGRAELDEHAEGVNMSEMIIELDPNSPRSREEQLTEIREAMDGFPHIVTAVEQPIAHLISHMLSGVKAQIGIKLYGDDLDLLRQKAEQIKADIELVPGVTDAMVEPQVIIPQLRIELDRDRLLQYGLSAASVNEYIETAMNGVIVSEVLDGMRTFDLLVRLKEDYREDIEELKRLSIQLPDGGTIPLSGLAKVYESGGPNVVNRENVRRRIVIQCNVADRGVVDVVSDIQNTVKPIIAQLPSGYFVEYGGQFQSQQSASRTIMALFVISMIGVFLVLFTLFRSANLALQVMAALPMAFIGSVAALVLTGQTLTIAAMVGFISLAGIASRNGILLLQHYLHLVQHEGEQFTPAMIVRAGLERLAPVLMTALTSGIGLVPLVLSAGEAGKEILYPVATVILGGLISSTMLDFFVHPALFWLFGMKSAERVVDDSSNTIELEEL; from the coding sequence ATGCTCAACGCCGTCATTCGCTTCGCACTTCATCAACGATTGCTTGTCATCGCAATCGCCTTGTTCCTGATCGGCTATGGAACGTGGCAGACGACGGTGATGCCGATCGACGTCTTTCCCGATTTGAACCGTCCACGCGTCGTGATCATGACCGAAGCCCCCGGGATGGCTCCCGAGGAAGTTGAATCGCTGATCACGTTTCCGATCGAAACCACCATGAATGGTGCCAATGGGGTCGAGGCGGTTCGCAGTTCCTCGGGCGTGGGAATGTCGGTGATCTATGTCGAATTTGCCTACGGCACCGATGTCTACACCGACCGGCAAATCGTTGCCGAACGGATGCAGATGGTTCAGGATCGTTTACCCCAGGGAATCACGACGCAACTCGCTCCGATCTCTTCGATCATGGGACAAGTTTTAATGTTGGGGATGTGGAGCGACACTCCCGACAACAGTCCGATGGATCTTCGCATGACCGCGGATTGGGTCGTACGTCAACGTTTGTTAACGATCCCGGGCGTGTCGCAAGTCTTTACGATGGGAGGCGAGCGTAAACAGTTTCAAGTCTTGGTCGATCCCGATGCAATGCTTCGTTTTGGAGTGACGTTGGCTGAGATTGAAACGGCGGTCGCCGAAAGCAACGAAAACGGAACCGGCGGTTACCTCGACAAACAAGGGCCCAATGAGTTATTGGTGCGTTCGCTGGGGCGGATTGAATCGTTGGACGATTTAAAAAAGGTACCGGTAAAGATTCGTGAAGGCCGACCGGTCTTGCTATCCCAAGTCGCCGAGGTCGTCGAAGGGGCGCAGGTCAAACGAGGCGACAGCTCGGCATTTGTCCGCACCTCCGATGCGGATCCTTCTTCGCTTTCCCCCGAGGACGCAACTTCGGACTGGCGGGGCGGGCCGGCGGTGGTGCTGACGATCAACAAGCAACCCGGTGCCGACACCCGCCGTGTGACCAACGACGTGCTCAAAGCGATCGAGGAATTGAAGCCGACGCTGCCTGCGGGAATGCAACTATCGACCGTCTACTCGCAAAAAGCATTCATCGACCGCGCTATCGACAACGTGGTCGAAGCGCTCCGCGACGGCAGCATCCTAGTCGTCATCGTGCTGTTCCTGTTTCTACTGAATCTACGCACCACCTTCATCACGTTGACCGCGATCCCGTTATCGCTGGTGATGACCGCGATCGTGTTTTCCATTTTTGGATTGTCGATCAACACGATGACGTTAGGTGGCATCGCCGTGGCGATGGGGGAACTCGTTGATGACGCGATCGTCGACGTTGAAAACATTTTCCGTCGATTGAAGGAAAACCGATCCAAGGGCAGTCCGCTGAACCCGTTGTTGGTGGTGTTTCGGGCCAGCACCGAGGTGCGCCGCAGCATTGTCTTCGGCACGATGATTGTGGTCTTGGTTTTCATTCCGTTGTTTGCCCTAGGCGGCATGGAAGGCAAATTATTTGTCCCGTTGGGGATCGCTTATATCGTTTCGATCCTCTCTTCATTGCTGGTTTCGTTGACCGTGACCCCCGTGCTTTCGTATTGGTTGCTCGGCTTGAATCAGGGCGGCGGCGAAGAGAAAGACGGTTTCATCTTGTCAGGACTGAAATGGGTGGCCGACAAGGTGATCCGATTTAGTCTCACCTTTCCACGCTTCAATTTGGGGGTAACCTGTGTGCTCGTGGCACTCGCCGCGATCTTTGTATCGCGACTCGAAAAGGATTTCCTGCCGCCGTTCAACGAAGGCACGATCCAGTTGAACGTGGTCTTGCCACCCGGGACATCGCTAGCCGCTTCCAACGAAATCGCGCAGTCGGTCGAAACGTCGCTGAAAAAAATCCCCGACGTGCAACGCTTTGCTCGACGAACCGGGCGTGCGGAATTGGACGAGCATGCCGAAGGCGTGAACATGTCCGAAATGATCATCGAACTCGATCCCAATTCCCCGCGATCACGAGAAGAACAACTAACCGAAATCCGCGAGGCGATGGACGGTTTCCCGCACATTGTCACAGCGGTGGAACAGCCGATTGCACACTTGATTTCACACATGCTATCGGGCGTCAAGGCTCAGATCGGGATCAAACTCTATGGCGACGACTTGGACCTGCTGCGTCAAAAAGCCGAACAGATCAAGGCCGATATCGAGCTTGTCCCAGGCGTAACCGACGCCATGGTCGAACCGCAAGTCATCATCCCTCAACTGCGAATCGAACTCGATCGCGATCGGTTGCTGCAATACGGACTCAGCGCCGCGTCGGTCAACGAATACATCGAAACGGCAATGAACGGTGTGATTGTCTCCGAAGTCCTCGATGGGATGCGCACATTTGACTTGTTAGTGCGGCTCAAGGAAGACTACCGCGAAGACATCGAAGAACTAAAGCGTTTGTCGATCCAATTGCCCGATGGAGGCACGATCCCGCTGTCGGGACTCGCAAAGGTTTACGAATCGGGTGGCCCGAATGTTGTGAATCGAGAGAACGTTCGTCGCCGCATCGTGATTCAGTGCAACGTGGCCGATCGCGGTGTGGTGGATGTGGTCAGCGATATCCAAAACACGGTCAAGCCCATCATTGCCCAATTACCCTCGGGATACTTCGTTGAATACGGCGGCCAATTCCAAAGTCAACAATCGGCAAGCCGAACCATCATGGCGCTGTTTGTGATCTCGATGATCGGCGTGTTCCTCGTACTCTTCACCCTGTTCCGCAGCGCCAACTTGGCATTGCAAGTCATGGCGGCGTTGCCGATGGCGTTCATCGGTTCGGTTGCGGCGTTGGTCTTGACCGGGCAAACGCTCACGATCGCCGCGATGGTCGGCTTCATCTCACTCGCTGGGATCGCCTCGCGAAACGGCATTCTCTTGCTACAGCATTACCTGCACTTAGTCCAACACGAAGGCGAACAGTTCACTCCCGCGATGATTGTTCGCGCCGGTCTTGAACGACTCGCCCCGGTGTTGATGACCGCGTTGACCTCCGGCATTGGCTTGGTCCCGCTGGTTTTGTCGGCCGGCGAAGCGGGCAAAGAAATTCTGTATCCCGTGGCCACCGTGATTCTAGGCGGTCTAATCAGCTCCACCATGCTGGACTTCTTCGTTCACCCCGCACTGTTCTGGTTGTTCGGAATGAAATCGGCCGAGCGAGTGGTCGATGACTCGAGCAACACAATTGAACTCGAGGAACTCTAA
- a CDS encoding efflux RND transporter periplasmic adaptor subunit, translated as MRPNLSKLPWAAIRIVMSVVIVVAVGLSYSLWWPPLSGWIDTTLSAQRTASAANENGHAADDAPESGVAEVTSLELTPQARMNLGLTPEFLTPIELSNYRRSITVPAVVVAKPGRSSIVVSSPLNGVVTHVHAVTGEAVQPGDLLFEVRLTYEDLVETQTAYLKTISELEVENREIVRLEEATRSGAISGKQLLERRYAKEKLEAFAKSQREALRLHGLSDRQIEAIGRDGKLLGDLKIVAPDVDSHAQDDELRLSQIAAHPVSFTQSLDTPLPKAHSSEQKLLVIDDLRIHKGQAITSGERLCSLSDYTQLFIEGKAFENDVTAIAEAAQQGWTVDAVFSGSTGQQVVRGLNLAFVSNSIHPESRTLSLFVELPNEMVRDKTNAEGQRFVAWKYRLGQRLELRIPVEEWENQIVLPIDAVVKEGADWFVFQQNGKHFTRVPVHVRHRDQRTVVIANDGSIYPGDVIARKAAHQMQMAIKNQSGGAIDPHAGHAH; from the coding sequence ATGCGACCCAATCTATCAAAACTGCCTTGGGCAGCGATCCGAATCGTCATGAGCGTCGTTATCGTCGTGGCGGTTGGTTTGAGCTATTCGCTGTGGTGGCCGCCGCTATCGGGATGGATCGACACGACACTTTCTGCGCAGCGAACCGCGAGTGCTGCCAACGAAAACGGACACGCAGCAGATGATGCCCCCGAGAGCGGCGTCGCCGAAGTGACCTCGTTGGAACTGACACCCCAAGCGAGGATGAATCTCGGGCTGACCCCCGAATTTCTAACCCCGATCGAATTGTCGAATTATCGCCGATCGATCACGGTGCCTGCGGTCGTCGTCGCCAAACCGGGACGTTCGTCGATCGTGGTCTCGTCGCCGCTCAACGGTGTGGTCACTCATGTCCATGCCGTGACCGGCGAAGCGGTGCAGCCAGGCGACTTGTTGTTCGAGGTTCGTTTGACCTACGAAGACCTAGTGGAAACGCAGACCGCGTACTTAAAAACAATCAGCGAATTGGAGGTCGAAAACCGCGAGATTGTGCGTCTCGAAGAAGCCACGCGATCGGGAGCGATTTCTGGAAAACAACTCTTAGAGCGGCGTTATGCCAAAGAAAAACTCGAAGCCTTTGCCAAGTCACAACGCGAGGCCCTCCGGCTACACGGGTTGTCGGATCGCCAAATCGAAGCGATTGGCCGAGATGGCAAGTTGCTGGGCGATCTGAAGATCGTCGCTCCCGATGTCGATTCTCATGCACAGGACGATGAGCTGCGATTGAGTCAAATTGCGGCCCATCCCGTCTCCTTCACCCAGTCTCTCGACACCCCGCTCCCCAAGGCCCATTCCTCGGAGCAAAAATTGCTTGTGATCGATGACTTACGGATCCACAAGGGGCAAGCGATTACGTCAGGCGAACGACTGTGCTCGCTATCCGATTACACCCAATTGTTTATCGAAGGCAAAGCGTTCGAAAACGATGTAACGGCAATCGCCGAAGCGGCACAACAAGGCTGGACCGTGGATGCCGTCTTCAGCGGTTCGACGGGCCAGCAGGTCGTCCGCGGATTGAATTTGGCGTTTGTCTCCAATTCGATCCATCCCGAATCACGGACCCTGTCGCTGTTCGTGGAACTGCCCAACGAAATGGTCCGTGACAAAACCAACGCCGAGGGGCAACGATTTGTCGCTTGGAAGTACCGACTCGGCCAACGACTTGAGCTTCGTATTCCAGTCGAGGAGTGGGAAAATCAAATTGTGTTGCCGATCGACGCGGTAGTAAAAGAGGGTGCGGATTGGTTCGTTTTTCAACAGAACGGCAAACACTTTACCCGGGTGCCTGTGCACGTTCGGCACCGCGACCAAAGGACGGTCGTGATCGCCAACGATGGCTCGATTTATCCCGGGGATGTGATTGCCCGCAAAGCGGCGCACCAGATGCAAATGGCCATCAAGAACCAATCCGGCGGCGCCATCGATCCCCACGCTGGCCACGCTCACTAA
- a CDS encoding TolC family protein, producing MSKRRIYFAHLLLAASTTGFIGCASTAPFSSIAPFSSQADSDQGTLLDASLLDDSIPEASEPASDVAVAQVVFDQRSQDNHDDASTNATVQVAIPFAEATYDASPMTFTSNPLESGPLESGQSVMTLADFEALALAGNPTIQELVATTQKAAGFRTQVGLWANPTLGYQGVQLADQGTDQHTVSVSQTIVTADKLKLNRRVVNEAVRSQLLELEAQKYRVATDIRVKFFDALAAQQRVKLISDFQSVVEKGLELAELRKQALEGSQLDVVQAKVQKNEIDLALQQAEISLATAWRELAALAGTPHLAPVTLQGELPDADAAMDWPTVASTMVVSSPEYQAAQTRVSQARANLDRQCVQPIPNLDLQFATGRDNATGSGLINVQVGAPIPVFNKNQGNIAAARAEWVRASKELERIENSIKARLAAVSREYDSSRVAVAKYSEDILPNAADGLTLAETAYKAGETSFVQVLVARRSYFDTNLQYVASQAQLAQARARVDGYVLTGALEAVLDNSGDDGLRGLTFSQQ from the coding sequence ATGTCTAAACGACGAATCTACTTTGCCCATCTGTTGCTAGCTGCCTCAACCACCGGCTTCATCGGGTGTGCCTCAACCGCTCCGTTTTCCTCCATCGCTCCGTTTTCATCGCAAGCCGATTCGGATCAAGGGACGTTGCTTGACGCGTCGCTATTGGATGATTCCATTCCCGAGGCGAGCGAACCAGCCAGCGACGTAGCTGTAGCGCAAGTCGTGTTCGATCAACGGAGCCAGGACAACCATGACGACGCTTCTACGAACGCGACCGTCCAAGTCGCGATTCCGTTCGCCGAAGCGACCTACGATGCATCGCCGATGACCTTTACCTCGAATCCATTGGAATCGGGCCCATTGGAATCAGGCCAATCCGTGATGACGCTTGCCGACTTCGAGGCGCTCGCTTTGGCGGGCAATCCCACGATCCAAGAGCTCGTTGCCACCACACAAAAAGCTGCCGGTTTTCGCACTCAAGTCGGTTTATGGGCGAACCCAACGCTAGGGTATCAAGGCGTCCAACTAGCCGACCAGGGTACCGACCAACACACCGTTTCTGTGTCGCAAACGATCGTCACAGCGGACAAGCTCAAGCTAAATCGCCGTGTTGTCAACGAAGCGGTGCGTTCTCAGTTGCTCGAATTGGAAGCACAAAAGTATCGAGTGGCGACCGACATTCGCGTGAAATTCTTTGATGCTTTAGCAGCGCAGCAACGCGTGAAATTGATCAGTGATTTTCAATCGGTCGTGGAGAAAGGGCTTGAATTAGCGGAATTGCGCAAGCAGGCGCTCGAAGGCTCCCAACTCGACGTCGTTCAAGCGAAGGTGCAAAAGAACGAGATTGATTTAGCACTCCAACAGGCCGAGATCAGCTTGGCCACTGCTTGGCGAGAACTCGCGGCACTGGCGGGCACTCCCCACCTCGCCCCGGTGACGTTGCAGGGTGAATTGCCTGATGCCGACGCCGCGATGGATTGGCCGACCGTGGCGTCCACGATGGTGGTGTCGAGCCCCGAATACCAAGCCGCTCAAACGCGAGTCAGCCAAGCGCGTGCCAACCTTGACCGCCAATGTGTCCAGCCGATCCCCAATTTGGATCTACAATTTGCTACCGGCCGGGATAACGCGACGGGCTCGGGATTGATCAACGTCCAAGTCGGTGCTCCGATCCCCGTTTTCAATAAAAACCAGGGAAACATTGCCGCCGCACGGGCGGAATGGGTGCGGGCAAGCAAAGAGCTCGAGCGGATTGAAAACTCGATTAAAGCGAGACTCGCGGCCGTATCTCGCGAATACGATTCGTCACGCGTTGCGGTTGCAAAGTATAGCGAGGACATTCTTCCCAATGCCGCCGATGGCCTCACATTGGCAGAGACCGCTTATAAAGCGGGCGAGACCAGTTTTGTCCAAGTGTTGGTGGCTCGACGTAGCTATTTCGATACCAATCTACAATACGTCGCCTCTCAAGCTCAGCTTGCTCAAGCTCGTGCCCGCGTCGATGGATATGTCCTCACCGGGGCTCTCGAAGCGGTCCTCGACAATAGCGGCGACGATGGCTTACGAGGCCTAACGTTCAGCCAGCAGTAG
- a CDS encoding DUF1552 domain-containing protein, which translates to MKKSIYFNLKSPLNRRSVLRGVGISMGLPWLSAMQSTFANEKRETKPKRFVAMTLGLGLVADNLFPQTKGRDYQASPYLRSLEDLRDQFTIVSGTSHPGVKGGHRAEASILTATPMGSAGTAKNSISMDQLLAKHYGDATRFPSLVLSNGGSTSPSYTENGSMIPPESSPSRLFAKLFINDPPKQRTIQAQRVREGRSIMDLVGEDVKSLERQLGTGDRNRLDAYFTSVRQLEKRMALSERWANLPKPVVDAKKPVDVGNPNDLIARQKTMCEVIKLALQTDSTRYISFHVPGSGGVLPIEGVDEGYHSLSHHGRDEEKLAQLALVEEAFLTQWGEFLRALHETDDSGTSLLDLTTVFLTSNLGNASNHDNRNMPVLLAGGGFRHGQHLAFDQRNNYPLPNLYVSMLQNLGMEIDQFATSTGTMNGLSS; encoded by the coding sequence ATGAAGAAATCCATTTACTTCAATCTGAAATCTCCACTGAATCGCCGCAGCGTGCTGCGCGGCGTCGGCATCTCGATGGGGTTGCCGTGGTTGAGCGCGATGCAATCAACGTTTGCCAACGAAAAACGCGAAACCAAACCGAAGCGGTTTGTCGCCATGACGCTTGGATTGGGATTGGTCGCGGACAACTTGTTCCCGCAAACCAAGGGACGCGACTATCAAGCGAGCCCCTACCTGCGCTCGTTGGAAGACCTTCGTGACCAATTCACCATCGTCTCGGGCACCTCGCACCCAGGCGTTAAAGGGGGACACCGCGCCGAAGCGAGCATTTTGACCGCAACCCCGATGGGTTCCGCCGGCACGGCAAAGAACTCGATCTCGATGGATCAATTGCTCGCCAAGCATTATGGCGACGCCACCCGATTTCCATCGCTCGTGCTCAGCAACGGCGGATCCACCAGCCCGTCGTACACCGAAAATGGATCGATGATCCCACCGGAATCGTCTCCCTCGCGTCTGTTCGCCAAGCTGTTCATCAACGATCCCCCAAAACAACGAACGATCCAAGCCCAACGGGTCCGCGAAGGTCGCAGCATCATGGATCTCGTCGGCGAGGATGTGAAATCACTTGAGCGGCAACTTGGTACCGGGGACCGCAATCGGTTGGACGCCTACTTCACCAGCGTCCGGCAACTCGAAAAACGGATGGCGTTATCCGAGCGTTGGGCCAACCTTCCCAAACCGGTTGTCGATGCCAAAAAGCCCGTGGACGTGGGGAACCCGAACGATTTGATCGCTCGGCAGAAAACGATGTGCGAAGTCATCAAGCTCGCCTTGCAAACCGATTCGACTCGCTATATCTCGTTTCACGTCCCCGGCAGCGGTGGTGTTTTGCCGATCGAGGGTGTCGACGAAGGTTATCACTCGCTAAGTCATCATGGCCGGGACGAAGAAAAACTGGCTCAACTTGCCCTCGTCGAAGAAGCATTTCTAACGCAATGGGGAGAGTTCTTGCGAGCCCTTCACGAGACGGATGATTCCGGCACGTCATTGTTGGACCTAACCACCGTCTTTTTAACCAGCAACCTTGGTAACGCTTCGAATCACGACAATCGCAATATGCCCGTGCTGTTGGCCGGTGGCGGGTTTCGCCATGGACAACACCTCGCGTTTGACCAACGGAATAACTACCCACTACCAAACTTGTACGTTTCCATGTTGCAAAACCTTGGCATGGAGATCGACCAATTTGCAACGAGCACCGGAACGATGAACGGGCTGTCCAGCTAA